From Stenotrophomonas nitritireducens, the proteins below share one genomic window:
- the lexA gene encoding transcriptional repressor LexA, producing the protein MNLTDTQQAILDLIAERIEAEGMPPSQTEIARAFGFKGVRSAQYHLDALEAAGAIERVPGRARGIRLVRQEGESAPDPHTPVQAANDDVLRLPILGRVAAGLPIGADIGSDDYVVLDKVFFSPAPDYLLKVQGDSMIDEGIFNGDLIGVHRTRDALSGQIVVARIDDEITVKLLKIAKDRIRLLPRNPDYAPIEVLPDQDFSIEGLYCGLLRPNR; encoded by the coding sequence ATGAACCTGACCGACACCCAGCAGGCCATCCTTGACTTGATCGCCGAGCGCATCGAGGCCGAGGGCATGCCGCCATCGCAGACCGAAATCGCCCGCGCCTTTGGTTTCAAGGGCGTACGTTCGGCCCAATACCACTTGGATGCCCTGGAAGCCGCGGGCGCCATCGAGCGTGTCCCAGGGCGTGCGCGTGGCATTCGCCTGGTGCGCCAGGAAGGCGAGAGTGCGCCGGACCCGCACACGCCTGTGCAGGCCGCCAACGATGATGTGCTGCGCCTGCCCATCCTCGGCCGGGTCGCCGCTGGCCTGCCGATCGGCGCGGATATCGGGTCGGACGACTACGTGGTGCTGGACAAGGTGTTTTTCTCGCCGGCGCCGGATTACCTGCTCAAGGTGCAGGGCGATTCGATGATCGACGAGGGGATTTTCAACGGCGACCTGATCGGCGTGCACCGCACCCGCGACGCGCTGTCCGGGCAGATCGTGGTGGCGCGTATCGATGACGAGATCACCGTTAAGCTGCTGAAGATCGCCAAGGACCGCATCCGCCTGTTGCCCCGCAATCCCGACTACGCACCGATCGAAGTCCTGCCCGACCAGGATTTCTCCATCGAGGGGCTGTACTGCGGCCTGCTGCGGCCCAACCGCTGA
- the recA gene encoding recombinase RecA produces MDENKKRALTAALSQIEKQFGKGSVMRMGDRVVEPVEIIPTGSLMLDIALGIGGLPKGRVVEIYGPESSGKTTLTLQAIAECQKLGGTAAFIDAEHALDPIYAAKLGVNVDDLLLSQPDTGEQALEIADMLVRSGSVDIVVVDSVAALTPRAEIEGEMGDQLPGLQARLMSQALRKLTGNIKRSNTLVIFINQLRMKIGVMMPGQSPEVTTGGNALKFYASVRLDIRRIGAIKKGDEIIGNQTKIKVVKNKLAPPFKQVITEILYGEGISREGELIDMGVDAKLVEKAGAWYSYGEERIGQGKDNARGYLRDNPQVAVRLEAELREKFQPTEAAREEGDDEDGEE; encoded by the coding sequence ATGGACGAGAACAAGAAGCGCGCGCTCACTGCCGCACTGAGTCAGATCGAAAAGCAGTTCGGCAAAGGCTCGGTGATGCGTATGGGTGACCGTGTTGTCGAGCCCGTCGAGATCATCCCAACGGGCTCGTTGATGCTGGATATCGCACTGGGCATTGGTGGCTTGCCGAAGGGTCGCGTGGTTGAAATCTATGGCCCGGAATCCTCGGGCAAGACCACCCTGACCCTGCAGGCGATTGCCGAGTGCCAGAAGCTGGGCGGCACCGCGGCCTTCATCGACGCCGAGCACGCCCTGGACCCGATTTACGCCGCCAAGCTGGGCGTCAACGTCGACGACCTGCTGCTGTCGCAGCCGGACACCGGCGAGCAGGCCTTGGAAATTGCCGACATGCTGGTGCGTTCCGGCTCGGTCGACATCGTGGTGGTCGACTCTGTCGCCGCGCTGACCCCGCGTGCTGAAATCGAAGGCGAAATGGGTGACCAGCTGCCGGGCCTGCAGGCACGTCTGATGAGTCAGGCGCTGCGCAAGCTGACCGGCAACATCAAGCGCTCCAATACGCTGGTGATCTTCATCAACCAGCTGCGCATGAAGATCGGCGTGATGATGCCGGGCCAGAGCCCGGAAGTGACCACCGGCGGCAACGCATTGAAGTTCTACGCCTCGGTGCGCCTGGACATCCGCCGTATCGGTGCGATCAAGAAGGGTGACGAGATCATCGGCAACCAGACCAAGATCAAGGTGGTCAAGAACAAGCTGGCACCGCCGTTCAAGCAGGTCATCACCGAAATCCTCTACGGCGAAGGCATTTCCCGTGAGGGCGAGCTGATCGACATGGGTGTGGATGCCAAGCTGGTTGAGAAGGCTGGCGCCTGGTACAGCTACGGCGAGGAGCGCATTGGTCAGGGCAAGGACAACGCCCGCGGCTACCTGCGCGACAACCCACAGGTTGCGGTTCGCCTGGAAGCCGAGCTGCGTGAGAAGTTCCAACCTACCGAAGCGGCGCGCGAAGAAGGCGACGACGAGGACGGCGAGGAGTGA
- the recX gene encoding recombination regulator RecX, which translates to MDDQPARKSKRGREQTPLQRALGLLVRREHSRKELGRKLKARGVDPEAVDAAVARLAEEGWQDDTRFAQSVVRNRAGSGYGPLHIRAELGTHGLDSEQIEAAMASFEGDWTENARELVCRRFGANGPEDLAQRRKAADLLARRGFDGNCIRQASRYDPED; encoded by the coding sequence ATGGATGACCAGCCTGCGCGCAAATCCAAGCGTGGCCGTGAGCAGACGCCGTTGCAGCGGGCCTTGGGTCTGCTGGTCAGGCGCGAGCATTCACGCAAGGAGCTCGGGCGCAAGTTGAAGGCACGTGGTGTTGACCCGGAAGCGGTCGACGCGGCAGTTGCCCGCCTTGCTGAAGAAGGCTGGCAGGACGACACGCGTTTTGCCCAATCCGTGGTGCGAAACCGCGCCGGTAGCGGCTATGGGCCGCTGCATATCCGCGCGGAGCTGGGCACCCATGGGCTGGACAGCGAGCAGATCGAGGCTGCGATGGCCTCGTTTGAAGGCGATTGGACTGAAAACGCACGTGAGCTGGTATGCCGCCGTTTTGGTGCCAATGGCCCGGAAGACCTTGCACAGCGGCGCAAAGCCGCGGATCTATTGGCCAGGCGTGGGTTTGATGGCAACTGTATCCGCCAGGCCAGCCGTTACGACCCAGAGGACTGA
- the alaS gene encoding alanine--tRNA ligase produces MNTPAKFTTSQIRADFLEFFKGKGHTIVPSAPLVPGNDPTLLFTNSGMVQFKDVFLGAEKRSYVRAADVQRCLRAGGKHNDLDQVGYTARHHTFFEMLGNWSFGDYFKKDAIAWAWELLTQVWKLPAERLLVTVYQTDDEAYALWRDMVGIPEDRIVRIGDNKGAPFASDNFWQMADTGPCGPCTEIFFDHGDHIAGGPPGSPDEDGDRFIEIWNLVFMQFDRQPDGSLQPLPAPCVDTGMGLERLAAILQHVHTNYEIDLFQALIRKASELTGMADLENKSLRVIADHIRACSFLIVDGVLPSNEGRGYVLRRIIRRALRHGWMLGVRQPFFSKLVPTLIEQMGEAYPELPAQADTVVRALLAEEERFAETLDSGMKIFDDVAAKVSDGVIPGVDAFRLYDTYGFPVDLTADIARERGMTVDMAGFDASMEHQRETARAAGKFGGGVTLPAELVATLSPTVFLGYDALQADGLKVVALIKDGRPVDAVQAGDEVIVFTAQTPFYAESGGQVGDTGVLSAAGVKLAVSDTQKFAGQFHGHVGKLEQGALKLGDVLAGAVDASRRSATILNHSATHLLHAALREVLGTHVQQKGSLVAPDRLRFDFSHFQPISAEELAVIERKVNEQVRANNAAEVHNMGMQEALDFGAMALFGEKYGENVRVLKMGDYSTELCGGTHVSRTGDIGLFKITSEGGVSSGVRRIEAVTGQGALDYVADEEARLHEAAQLLGGSAGDVVDKIRQLAERQKKLERELESLKAKVASGATADLGGSAVDVAGVKVLAVRLEGFDAKALRDAVDRLKQQLGDAVIVLAGVQDGKAALVAGVNGAAAGKVKAGELLAHVAAQIGGKGGGRPDMAQGGGEDGPKLVTALEGVLAWVKPHLA; encoded by the coding sequence ATGAATACACCTGCCAAATTTACGACCTCCCAGATCCGCGCTGATTTCCTCGAATTCTTCAAGGGCAAAGGCCACACCATCGTGCCGTCCGCGCCCCTGGTGCCGGGCAATGACCCGACCCTGCTGTTCACCAACTCGGGCATGGTCCAGTTCAAGGACGTGTTCCTGGGCGCGGAAAAGCGCAGCTACGTGCGCGCTGCCGACGTCCAGCGCTGCCTGCGCGCCGGTGGCAAGCACAACGACCTGGACCAGGTCGGCTACACCGCCCGCCACCACACCTTCTTCGAAATGCTGGGCAACTGGTCCTTCGGTGATTACTTCAAGAAGGACGCCATTGCCTGGGCTTGGGAGCTGCTGACCCAGGTCTGGAAGCTGCCGGCCGAGCGCCTGCTGGTCACCGTGTACCAGACCGATGACGAGGCCTACGCACTGTGGCGCGACATGGTCGGCATCCCGGAAGACCGCATCGTGCGCATCGGCGACAACAAGGGTGCGCCGTTCGCTTCGGACAACTTCTGGCAGATGGCCGACACCGGCCCCTGCGGCCCCTGCACCGAGATCTTCTTCGACCATGGCGATCACATCGCCGGTGGCCCGCCGGGTTCGCCGGATGAGGATGGCGACCGCTTCATCGAAATCTGGAACCTGGTGTTCATGCAGTTCGATCGCCAGCCCGATGGCTCGCTGCAGCCGCTGCCGGCGCCGTGCGTGGATACCGGCATGGGCCTGGAGCGCTTGGCGGCGATCCTGCAGCACGTGCACACCAACTACGAGATCGACCTGTTCCAGGCGCTGATCCGCAAGGCTTCCGAGCTGACCGGCATGGCTGACCTGGAAAACAAGTCGCTGCGCGTGATCGCCGATCACATCCGCGCCTGTTCGTTCCTGATCGTCGACGGCGTGCTGCCGTCCAATGAAGGCCGCGGCTACGTCCTGCGCCGCATCATCCGCCGCGCCCTGCGCCATGGCTGGATGCTGGGCGTGCGCCAGCCGTTCTTCAGCAAGCTGGTTCCAACCCTGATCGAGCAGATGGGCGAGGCCTACCCGGAATTGCCGGCACAGGCCGACACCGTGGTGCGTGCATTGCTGGCCGAAGAAGAGCGTTTCGCTGAAACCCTCGATTCGGGCATGAAGATCTTCGACGACGTCGCGGCCAAGGTCAGTGATGGTGTCATCCCCGGCGTGGACGCATTCCGTCTGTACGACACCTATGGCTTCCCGGTCGACCTGACCGCCGATATCGCCCGCGAGCGCGGGATGACGGTGGACATGGCTGGCTTTGATGCCTCGATGGAACACCAGCGCGAAACCGCGCGTGCTGCCGGCAAGTTCGGCGGTGGCGTGACCTTGCCGGCCGAACTGGTCGCCACGCTGTCGCCGACCGTGTTCCTGGGCTACGACGCGCTGCAGGCCGATGGCCTGAAGGTCGTCGCGCTGATCAAGGATGGCCGCCCGGTGGACGCCGTGCAGGCTGGCGACGAGGTCATCGTGTTCACCGCGCAGACCCCGTTCTACGCCGAGTCCGGTGGCCAGGTGGGTGATACCGGCGTGCTGTCGGCTGCCGGTGTGAAACTGGCGGTCAGCGACACGCAGAAGTTCGCTGGCCAGTTCCACGGCCATGTCGGCAAGCTGGAACAGGGTGCGCTGAAGCTCGGTGACGTGCTGGCCGGTGCGGTGGATGCGTCGCGTCGCAGCGCCACCATCCTCAATCACTCGGCTACCCACCTGTTGCACGCCGCCTTGCGCGAAGTGCTGGGCACCCACGTGCAGCAGAAGGGCTCGCTGGTGGCGCCGGATCGCCTGCGCTTCGATTTCTCGCATTTCCAGCCGATCAGCGCCGAAGAACTGGCGGTCATCGAGCGCAAGGTCAATGAGCAGGTGCGCGCCAACAACGCCGCCGAAGTGCACAACATGGGCATGCAGGAAGCGCTGGACTTCGGTGCCATGGCGCTGTTTGGCGAGAAGTACGGTGAAAACGTGCGCGTGCTGAAGATGGGCGACTACTCCACCGAGCTGTGCGGCGGCACCCACGTGTCACGCACCGGTGATATCGGCCTGTTCAAGATCACCTCCGAGGGCGGTGTGTCTTCGGGCGTGCGTCGTATTGAAGCGGTGACCGGGCAGGGCGCGCTGGATTACGTCGCCGACGAGGAAGCGCGACTGCATGAGGCCGCACAGCTGCTCGGCGGCAGCGCCGGTGATGTGGTCGACAAGATCCGCCAGCTGGCCGAACGGCAGAAGAAGCTGGAACGCGAGCTGGAGTCCCTCAAGGCCAAGGTTGCCTCTGGCGCGACCGCCGACCTGGGCGGCTCGGCGGTAGATGTGGCCGGGGTCAAGGTGCTGGCCGTGCGCCTGGAAGGCTTTGATGCCAAGGCGCTGCGCGACGCGGTGGACCGCCTGAAGCAGCAGCTGGGTGACGCTGTGATCGTGCTGGCGGGCGTGCAGGACGGCAAGGCGGCGCTGGTTGCGGGTGTCAACGGCGCGGCGGCGGGCAAGGTCAAGGCGGGCGAGCTGTTGGCGCACGTGGCTGCCCAGATCGGTGGCAAGGGCGGTGGTCGTCCCGACATGGCTCAGGGTGGCGGTGAGGATGGTCCCAAGCTGGTGACGGCCCTTGAGGGCGTCCTGGCATGGGTCAAGCCACATCTGGCCTGA
- the csrA gene encoding carbon storage regulator CsrA — translation MLILTRRVGETLMIGDSVSVTVLGVKGNQVRIGITAPKDVAVHREEIFQRIQRGDEPAAPGSEETSE, via the coding sequence ATGTTGATCCTGACTCGCCGAGTAGGCGAAACCTTGATGATCGGCGACTCGGTCAGCGTGACCGTGCTCGGCGTCAAGGGCAACCAGGTACGTATCGGTATCACCGCTCCGAAGGATGTGGCGGTGCACCGTGAGGAGATTTTCCAGCGTATCCAGCGTGGCGATGAGCCCGCAGCCCCCGGAAGTGAAGAAACTTCCGAATAA
- a CDS encoding alpha/beta hydrolase family protein, whose translation METTPRQPTALPVSSADGHSFELLAYLPAQPRACLLWLPALGVAARHYQAFAQALAEYDIAVFLHEWRGNGSSSLRPDRSHDWGYKELLQLDLPAAEAAVHSTLPGLPLQLGGHSLGGQLSCCYAGLRDAELDALWLVASGTPWWRSFPPPRGWLLPLAYRFLPWLAQRNGTLPGRRVGFGGTEARGLIRDWARVGLSNHYAAHNLPIDLEACMRTITAPTRAVVMDSDWLAPVSSMQHLLAKLPASAHQLQILSSADLGVPADHFHWMKSPQKVAQALIHTED comes from the coding sequence ATGGAAACGACGCCCCGCCAACCCACCGCGTTGCCCGTCAGCAGCGCCGATGGCCACAGCTTCGAACTATTGGCCTACCTCCCCGCCCAGCCGCGCGCCTGCCTGCTATGGCTGCCGGCACTGGGCGTTGCTGCACGCCATTACCAGGCGTTCGCGCAAGCCCTGGCCGAGTACGACATTGCCGTCTTCCTGCACGAATGGCGCGGCAACGGCAGCAGCAGCCTGCGCCCTGATCGCAGCCACGACTGGGGTTACAAGGAACTGCTGCAGCTCGACCTGCCCGCCGCCGAAGCCGCCGTGCACAGCACTCTGCCCGGGCTCCCGTTGCAGCTGGGCGGCCATAGCCTCGGCGGCCAGCTCAGCTGTTGTTATGCAGGCCTGCGTGACGCCGAGCTGGACGCACTATGGCTGGTTGCCAGCGGCACGCCATGGTGGCGAAGCTTCCCGCCGCCGCGCGGTTGGTTGCTGCCCTTGGCGTATCGCTTCCTGCCCTGGCTGGCACAACGCAACGGCACCCTGCCCGGACGTCGCGTCGGCTTCGGCGGCACCGAGGCGCGCGGATTGATACGCGACTGGGCCCGCGTCGGCCTGAGCAATCATTACGCCGCCCACAACCTGCCGATCGACCTGGAAGCCTGCATGCGCACCATCACCGCGCCGACGCGCGCCGTGGTGATGGACAGCGATTGGCTGGCGCCGGTCAGTTCGATGCAGCATCTGTTGGCCAAGCTTCCGGCGTCTGCACACCAGCTGCAGATACTGTCATCCGCGGACCTGGGCGTGCCTGCCGATCACTTCCATTGGATGAAATCTCCACAGAAGGTGGCCCAGGCACTGATTCATACCGAAGATTAA
- the thiD gene encoding bifunctional hydroxymethylpyrimidine kinase/phosphomethylpyrimidine kinase — MSPSTPVSALTIAGSDSGGGAGIQADLKAFAAHRVHGLSAITALTAQHTRGVTAVHVPPLEFLRAQIDACFDDFDIHAVKLGMLANAEVIHLVADVLEQRRPPQIVIDPVMVATSGAKLLEDSALRAMRERLLPLATLLTPNTPEAELLLGRRILNADDAEDAATALLDMGAGAVLLKGGHLLEGSRVIDRYFDGVSREEFSHVRLPVDAHGTGCTLASAIAAQLCCGLSLANACEAAIDYVARALQGGYRPGHSEVMVLDHFGAARPA, encoded by the coding sequence ATGAGCCCTTCCACCCCCGTTTCCGCCCTGACCATTGCCGGCTCCGATTCCGGTGGCGGCGCAGGCATTCAAGCCGACCTCAAAGCCTTTGCCGCCCATCGCGTGCATGGCCTGTCGGCAATCACCGCACTCACCGCACAGCACACCCGTGGCGTCACCGCCGTGCATGTGCCGCCGCTGGAGTTCCTGCGCGCGCAGATCGATGCCTGCTTCGATGACTTTGATATCCACGCGGTCAAACTGGGCATGCTTGCCAATGCCGAGGTGATCCACCTGGTCGCCGATGTACTGGAACAACGGCGGCCACCGCAGATCGTGATCGACCCGGTCATGGTCGCCACCAGTGGCGCCAAGCTGCTCGAAGACAGCGCCCTGCGCGCAATGCGCGAGCGGCTGCTGCCGCTGGCAACGTTGCTGACTCCGAATACGCCGGAAGCAGAGTTGTTGCTTGGCCGCCGCATCCTCAATGCCGACGACGCAGAAGATGCCGCCACCGCCCTGCTCGACATGGGCGCCGGCGCGGTCCTGCTCAAGGGCGGGCACCTGCTGGAAGGCAGTCGCGTCATCGATCGTTACTTCGACGGCGTCAGCCGCGAGGAATTCAGCCATGTACGGCTGCCGGTGGATGCACACGGTACCGGCTGCACGCTGGCCTCGGCGATTGCCGCGCAACTGTGCTGCGGACTGTCGCTGGCCAACGCCTGCGAAGCAGCCATCGACTATGTCGCACGCGCCCTGCAGGGCGGCTACCGCCCCGGCCACAGCGAAGTAATGGTGCTGGATCACTTCGGCGCGGCGCGACCGGCATGA
- a CDS encoding YoaK family protein, with translation MKVRLPTWVWIGAIALSCVAGMVNAVGFLGFEHQAVSHVTGSTSQLGIALAHADWRSVGHLWGLLIAFALGAILSGLIIQDSTLQLGRRYGVALALESALLLLAIPLFKQHQVWGALAAAMACGLQNALATTFSGAVVRTTHLSGMFTDLGIGLGHLLRGLPVPMHRLTLSGLIISGFLAGGVLGAWLFARWQYDALLVPALLTGLSGMGYVLYRQWLMRRQR, from the coding sequence ATGAAGGTCCGCCTGCCCACCTGGGTCTGGATCGGTGCGATTGCACTGTCGTGCGTGGCCGGCATGGTCAATGCGGTCGGGTTTCTGGGTTTTGAACACCAGGCCGTCAGCCATGTCACAGGCAGCACCAGCCAGCTCGGCATTGCCCTGGCGCATGCCGACTGGCGCTCGGTCGGCCATCTGTGGGGCCTGCTGATCGCCTTTGCGCTGGGCGCGATCCTCAGCGGCCTGATCATCCAGGACAGCACCCTGCAACTCGGGCGCCGCTATGGGGTTGCGCTGGCACTGGAATCTGCCCTGTTGCTGCTGGCCATTCCTCTGTTCAAGCAGCACCAGGTCTGGGGCGCACTGGCTGCGGCCATGGCCTGCGGGCTGCAGAACGCGCTGGCCACCACTTTCAGCGGCGCAGTCGTCCGTACCACCCACCTGAGCGGCATGTTCACCGATCTCGGCATCGGCCTGGGCCACCTGCTGCGCGGACTGCCGGTGCCGATGCACCGGTTGACCCTGAGTGGTCTGATCATCAGCGGCTTTCTGGCCGGCGGTGTACTCGGCGCATGGCTGTTCGCGCGCTGGCAGTACGACGCCCTGCTGGTACCGGCCCTGCTGACCGGACTGAGCGGCATGGGATACGTGCTGTACCGGCAATGGCTGATGCGCCGGCAGCGGTGA
- a CDS encoding PhoH family protein, translated as MTRGKRIYVLDTNVLMHDPTALFKFEEHDVYLPMQVIEELDNGKKGTTEASRNARQVSRFLNELIEASGIGSVQNGVPLAQPKGLQLRGAHSAGNLYFQTSHFEAGKSFGKVIPDNAILGAILALKEQHPETPVVFISKDINLRIKAAIAGIDSEDYENDRALDDFSLLYTGATQLPEDFWKKHSESLRSWSDKGRTSYEIMAADDEDWHPNQYAYLPGDDEVELKVAKVEGDGRVTLSLVNDFRHGSHSVWGITARNREQNFALNALMDPEIDFVTLLGTAGTGKTLLALAAGLAQTMDTQRYREIIMTRATVSVGEDIGFLPGTEEEKMTPWMGALTDNLEVLTHNQDGGAWGRAATNDLLASRIKIRSMNFMRGRTFLSRYLILDEAQNLTPKQMKTLITRAGPGTKIVCLGNVEQIDTPYLTETTSGLTYAVDRFKNWPHSAHITLRRGERSRLADYASEVL; from the coding sequence ATGACCCGAGGCAAGCGCATCTACGTACTGGATACCAACGTGCTGATGCACGATCCGACCGCGCTGTTCAAATTCGAGGAACACGATGTCTACCTGCCCATGCAGGTGATCGAGGAGCTGGACAACGGCAAGAAGGGCACTACCGAGGCGAGCCGCAACGCCCGCCAGGTGAGCCGTTTCCTCAATGAGCTGATCGAAGCATCCGGCATCGGCAGCGTGCAGAACGGCGTGCCGCTGGCGCAACCCAAGGGCCTGCAACTGCGCGGCGCGCACAGCGCCGGCAACCTCTACTTCCAGACCAGCCATTTCGAGGCTGGCAAGAGTTTCGGCAAGGTTATCCCGGACAACGCCATCCTCGGCGCGATCCTGGCATTGAAGGAACAGCACCCGGAAACCCCGGTGGTGTTCATCTCCAAGGACATCAACCTGCGCATCAAGGCTGCCATTGCCGGCATTGATTCGGAGGATTACGAGAACGACCGCGCGCTGGACGATTTCAGCCTGCTCTACACCGGCGCCACCCAGCTGCCGGAGGATTTCTGGAAGAAGCACAGCGAAAGCCTGCGCAGCTGGAGCGACAAGGGCCGCACCAGTTACGAGATCATGGCCGCCGACGACGAGGACTGGCATCCCAACCAGTACGCCTACCTGCCCGGCGACGACGAAGTCGAGCTGAAGGTGGCCAAGGTCGAAGGCGATGGCCGCGTCACCTTGTCGCTGGTCAACGACTTCCGCCACGGCTCGCATTCGGTCTGGGGCATCACCGCGCGCAACCGCGAGCAGAACTTCGCCCTCAACGCATTGATGGACCCGGAGATCGACTTCGTCACCCTGCTCGGCACCGCCGGCACCGGCAAAACGCTGCTGGCGCTGGCCGCCGGCCTGGCGCAGACCATGGACACGCAGCGTTACCGCGAGATCATCATGACCCGCGCCACGGTCAGCGTCGGCGAGGACATCGGCTTCCTGCCCGGCACCGAGGAAGAAAAGATGACGCCGTGGATGGGCGCACTCACCGACAACCTGGAAGTGCTGACCCACAACCAGGACGGCGGCGCCTGGGGCCGCGCGGCCACCAATGACCTGCTGGCCAGCCGCATCAAGATCCGCTCGATGAACTTCATGCGCGGCCGCACCTTCCTGTCGCGTTACCTGATCCTGGACGAGGCGCAGAACCTCACCCCGAAGCAGATGAAGACGCTGATCACCCGCGCCGGCCCCGGCACCAAGATCGTCTGCCTGGGCAACGTCGAGCAGATCGACACGCCCTACCTCACCGAAACCACCTCAGGCCTCACCTATGCGGTGGACCGTTTCAAGAATTGGCCGCACAGTGCACACATCACACTGCGTCGGGGCGAACGTTCGCGCCTGGCCGATTACGCTTCGGAGGTTCTGTGA
- a CDS encoding peroxiredoxin — MNIGDTLDRNTLELPLALSGGTTTSLGDLAGQWLVLYFYPKDSTPGCTTEGLDFNALLPKFKRAGAQVFGISRDSLKSHDNFCAKQGFKFPLISDTDEALCTAFDVIKMKNMYGKQVRGIERSTFLISPDSQLVQEWRKVKVAGHADAVLEALKAAQTK; from the coding sequence ATGAACATCGGCGATACCCTGGACCGAAACACCCTCGAGCTGCCGCTGGCACTGTCCGGCGGCACCACCACAAGCCTCGGCGACCTCGCCGGCCAATGGCTGGTGTTGTACTTCTACCCGAAGGACAGCACCCCCGGCTGCACCACCGAAGGCCTGGACTTCAACGCCCTGCTGCCAAAGTTCAAGCGCGCCGGGGCACAGGTGTTCGGCATCTCCCGCGACTCGCTGAAGTCGCACGACAACTTCTGCGCCAAGCAGGGCTTCAAGTTCCCCTTGATCAGCGACACGGATGAAGCGCTGTGCACCGCCTTCGACGTGATCAAGATGAAGAACATGTACGGCAAGCAGGTACGCGGCATCGAACGCAGTACCTTTCTGATCTCTCCTGACAGCCAGCTCGTGCAGGAATGGCGCAAGGTCAAAGTCGCCGGCCATGCCGATGCCGTGCTGGAAGCACTGAAGGCCGCTCAAACCAAGTGA
- a CDS encoding glycine cleavage system protein R — protein MTDTTPRPLPTENHLLINAYTTHPESPLLSVTRRIADSGCNLVDARLATVGRDVSVTTLATGSWDAVAKLEAMLTRLEREENLKLVWYRTAAKQAQSNLLPYIVEVVAADKPGILFQLADFFDRQGITIENLQSTRYQAMQTGAEMFSAQITIGVPSNMHIAALRDDFLEFCDHLNLDAIMDPMKF, from the coding sequence TTGACCGACACCACGCCGCGGCCGCTGCCGACCGAAAACCACCTCCTGATCAACGCCTATACGACGCATCCGGAGTCCCCTCTGCTGTCCGTCACCCGTCGAATCGCCGACAGCGGCTGCAACCTGGTTGATGCCCGCCTTGCCACCGTGGGCCGCGACGTGTCCGTCACCACCCTGGCCACCGGCTCCTGGGATGCGGTGGCCAAGCTCGAGGCGATGTTGACCCGGCTTGAGCGCGAGGAGAACCTGAAGCTGGTGTGGTACCGCACCGCCGCAAAGCAGGCCCAGTCCAACCTGCTGCCCTATATCGTCGAGGTCGTTGCCGCCGACAAGCCGGGCATCCTGTTCCAGCTGGCCGACTTTTTCGACCGCCAGGGCATCACCATCGAGAACCTGCAGAGCACGCGTTACCAGGCCATGCAGACCGGCGCGGAGATGTTCTCCGCGCAGATCACCATTGGTGTTCCCTCCAACATGCACATCGCCGCGCTGCGCGACGATTTCCTCGAATTCTGCGACCACCTCAACCTGGACGCGATCATGGACCCGATGAAGTTCTGA